The stretch of DNA CGCTGCTACCTCTGCGGGGGGTTGATCCCTGTCGGGGAGCGGTACAACAAGAGGGTTGGCACGAACGATGGGGATTTCTGGTCAATCCACATGCACAACTTCTGCTCCGAGATCGCCCACGAGGAGTACCGTGACCAAGACGCTTGGGAGTTCCACGACGAATACGAGTTCCGCGAACTTCTTGCCGACCACGAACGCGCCCGCGCACAAGAGTCATGATCCACCTCGACTACGAAACCTACTCGCCCCTCGACCTCACAGAGGTCGGCGTCTTCAAGTACGCGGAGCACCCCGAGGCGGAGATCCTCATGTGCGCAGTTGCTTCCGAGACGGAAGGGCCGTTCCTGCTCGTCAACCCGAAGTGGGAGAGCGTGCGGGCGAGTGACCCACTGCCGCAGGAGTTGTTCAGCCTTTTCTACGCCGCTTTTGAGCTTCGGGAGGGTGAGATATGGGCGCACAACGCGCAGTTCGAGTTCGCCATCACTGAGAAGTTGGGTGGGCAACTGCTCCGTATGCCCACAGTTACTTTCCCCAAGCCCGACATTTCCCAGTGGCGCTGCACCGCTCTCCTCTGCCGCCGTGCGGGGTTCCCCGCCAAGCTGGAGAAGGCTTGCGAGATGCTCGGCCTGCCGCAGCAGAAGGACGCACGCGGCAAGGCTCTGATCCGCAAGTTCTCTACGCCCGACCCGAAGACGGGCAAGCGCACGCTGCCCACAGATGACCCCGAGGCGTTCCGGGAGTTCGGCGAATACTGCTTGCAGGACGTGCGGGCGGAGATGGCCCTGCACAAGGCCCTCAAGGCGTTCGCCCCGACCGGAGACCTGCTCCGCGCCTTCACATGGGATCTCAAGGTCAACGCTCGGGGCTTCAAGGTAGACGTACCGGCGCTGCGCAACGCGCAGGAGATCATCGAGTCCATCGAAGCCGAGAGCGGCGCGGAGTTCCTGAAGATGACCGGCGTGGCCCACACCCAGCGGGAGAAGGCTCGGCAGTGGTTCATCGCCCACGGGCTCAACCTGCCGGACATGCAGGCGGCGACCTTGGGCGCTGTGGATCTGGACAAAGTCCCCGTCGAGGCCGGCAACGCGCTGAGCCTCTACTCCACGATGCAGTTCGCAGCGGTCAAGAAGGTCCGCACGATGCTTAACTGCGTCT from Armatimonadia bacterium encodes:
- a CDS encoding DNA polymerase, which encodes MIHLDYETYSPLDLTEVGVFKYAEHPEAEILMCAVASETEGPFLLVNPKWESVRASDPLPQELFSLFYAAFELREGEIWAHNAQFEFAITEKLGGQLLRMPTVTFPKPDISQWRCTALLCRRAGFPAKLEKACEMLGLPQQKDARGKALIRKFSTPDPKTGKRTLPTDDPEAFREFGEYCLQDVRAEMALHKALKAFAPTGDLLRAFTWDLKVNARGFKVDVPALRNAQEIIESIEAESGAEFLKMTGVAHTQREKARQWFIAHGLNLPDMQAATLGAVDLDKVPVEAGNALSLYSTMQFAAVKKVRTMLNCVCADGRVRGGLQFHGASTGRWSGRLVQPQNFAKPKKHHRKYTEGFFASLQMGFDRTALETLYGDCYGLISSSIRHFIAGPLLDADYNAIEARIVAWLAGQEDVLQCFRDGKDLYKWMASGIYGIPEGLVDGDQRQLGKVTILGCGYQMWWPKFQKSAKDMYELELSDALSEKAVMAYRDRCSKVVQLWAALETAARSAISNPGQTFKAGAYLSFTVKKVGPVSYLLIKLPSGRHLAYPHPLLEEDKRRNKTGISFFGNIEGEAWGRVFTFGGSILENSTQAIAFDLMAHGGMNAESQGYSVT